From Quercus robur chromosome 8, dhQueRobu3.1, whole genome shotgun sequence:
TATGTAATTGTGAAACCAGCACAGCATCAATAAAATTGTGAGTGCTCCCTGAATCAATTAGAGTCACAAAAGACCTTTGATTAATCTTTCCCATGACTCTCATCGTACCTGAAGTAGGAGTGCCACTCAATGCATATAGAGTAATCTctgcatcttcttgatcttgcCAAGCCTGTCCACTCTGATCTTTACATCCATTTTCCTCCAATTCAGTCAGGTGCACCACAGAATTTGCATTCTCCTGAGTCAGTTCTACATGATCTAACAGAAATAACGTAGCACTCTTGCACTTGTGGCCAGGGGTCCATTTTTCATCACAATTATAACACAaccctttcttcttcctttcttccattTGAGCAGGCGAAATCCTCTTAATAGGTAGCCTTGGCTTTGGCTCCAACAGAGCAGGAGCTTTTGGAGGAGCTCCCAAAATAGAAGGCTTCCCTTGATCTCCATGAAATCTGGAAAACTTCCTGCAACTCCAATTATATTCTTCCTGAATCTTTGCCAATCCAAAAGCCTCATTCAGAGATTTAGGACTAAGCATTCTTACCGGAAGCCTTATCTCATCTCTTAACCCACTTAAAAAACAGCTTAACTTGTGAGCAGCAGATAATCCCTTAATCCTGTTGGATAACACCTCAAATTGGGCTTTATACAATGACACTGAGGCAGTTTGTCTCAGCCTAGTAAGCGTTTCCATAGGATCATCATAAGCTGTAGCACCAAATCTGATATGCAATGCTTGAACCAATGACTCCCAATCAACGATGAGACCTACTTCTTCACTATCTTGAAACCAGACTAGAGCCTCACCTTCCATATGAAACGAAGCTAACATCACCTTCTCTGCAACTGGTGTATTGTAATACTTGAAATATTGGTTGGCCCTGTAGACCCAACCTGCAGGATCTTCTCCAAAGAACCTTGGAAATTCCAATCTCATAGAACGAGTCATCACCATTGTTGATGAATTCACATTCCTAGGTTCACCATATGTTGGAGACTGAGGCAATCCTCCTTGATCAGAGCCATTACGCCTCTGTACCAGAATTGCGAGTTGTTGATTCATTTCGTTCATAGTGCGTGTATGCACTTCTTGGATAGTACGCATTTCTTGAATTTCTTTACCATGATGATCACTTGCAGTTCTTAATGAAGCCAGAGCCTCTTGAGTCGCAGCGGTAGTTGATCGTGTCTCAGCCATGGCCGAGGAAAgtctggctctgataccaaatgttagGAACAGAGGGCTTGAATAGTTGAGCTTATGCCTCCAAGAACAGAGAAAAGATAAGAACAGGGAATTTGAGAAGAGGTAAGAACAGAGaataagggagagagagagaaaacatagAATTGAAGAATTGGAAAGTTGTAATTGATTTCTGATACATGCTTCCTGCTTTCCAGGATTCAAATACTCTCTCAAACCTCACTCTCTAACTGCCTAACGGCCAAGCCAGCTGTTAACCAGCTGCCAATATGCCAACAACTAACCATTATTTAACTAACTCTTATTCTGGTAACATTACTAGTAGCAGCCCCATCATCAGCTGCTCCTGCACCCATCATCAGCTGCTCCTGCATGCCTCATCAGCTGCTTGTGCACGCACCACACCAGCACCCCATATGCAGCATCACACGCCCCCCATATGCAGCATCACACACCCCCCTCATGCAGCAGCATACACATAGCTAACATCACCACACACCATACCTACTCAGTAACATACTAACATATACTAACATATAGTAACATACTTACCACATACTAACATCTTCTAACATTTTGGGATAGTGAACTAATTGTTACTCATTTCCCAAGTAACAAAAGTGGGACTTCGGACATACGAATTCCATGCAACTCTGTGGAGTTGCACCCTACCCCATGTATGCATGTTGTTTGTCATATGCGTGGGTTGGGCCCAAGCTGTACGtcgaaacaaaatgttttgtctcttattcttttgattccattAGCGGAGCTTACAAATCAAAAAGGGGCAtttgtagacaccgcattttgtacctctTACAACTCGGGCCCCCGTTCCCCATTGAGGTTGGAATTCTAAAGCCCAATGTTGGTTTAAGGCCCGATTAGATTGAAATTGACCTGAGAAAagtgttttccaaaaaatataactctttttaaaactaaataagctatttttggaaaagaaagacaACAAAAAACTTAGGGTGTGTGCATGCATACACACGTATGCGTGCACACCCTTAAGCTCTATGTATGTATGCTTAATACATGCCTACGCATACACGGGCATGCATGCACATGCTAGGGCTCCAGAAACTATGAAAGGCAAGTTTTTATGCATTAAAGATTTTTTTGgaacgaatcccacatcgtTTGGGAGCCGTTCCAAATCCCTATTTTCTGACTATAAAAAGCCATACATGGTACCTTTTCAACACACATAGAAAATTCGAAGGGAAAAcacaagattcactagaaatagtgaaatAAGGAGGgagtttttttacaaaatatccTCAAGTCAATATTTTTCTGATTGAGACCTTTTCTGGTCTTGATCTTCGAGTTTCAAGGTTTAAATAACTTATTTTAGTTTGGTTGAGACTAGATTGATAGAAGGGAACGATCAAAATCAAGCCAATGAGCCTTTGTTTTGGAGGTAAAGGTTCTAGCTCTTCTTGCCTCCTTTTCTTTGattaaatatactttttttcttgtttctttcgttttatatatgtttaacatgtttgtttagcttaagttttctttgttttattattttaagcatGCTAGGTTGCTAGATTTAGTTTCTGTACTGCTGTGTACGCAAGCCCTATGTATGCACACATATTCTCGTgcttagaaaccctaatccaaaCCTTTTAGcttctgtttctttgttttatttagttaatatgTCTCTGTTCTATCTTAGTTTTCTATATGTATATGCCTCTACCTCCatgttttgtttattgtttgttctttacatgctagattagggtttatCTTCAATCTCATTGATGTGTCATGAACATGCATATAACATGATCATGCATTAATGTATAGGTGCTGTGGTGCAGTGAGAGGTTAGTTATGcaatcacatgaacatgcatttgtttGGAATATGCTTTCATTGATAAGTATGAATATGCTTACTTGGATgccatattttttatatttaaaacatAATAACATGCTTGTTTAATGCTGCCATGTTTGTGTTTCTACATTGGATGTAATAGATGCTGTGtgtgatagatgtatgttagagCTTGGGATGAAAAATGTCATGATGTTTGATTAGATGTCTACTAGCGTGTGTGTGAGTCTAGAATGATGAATGTTGGACgtgcctttaatgagattaagatgcTAGAAGCCGACCCACGGGTTAAGTGGAgttgggtgcctaacatcttcccatccccatacctaaactccgaacACATGTCATATTATCCCAaaaccctagcattcatctatcatgTCATTCATTCACATTTACCCAAGGACAATGAGTACATCACAAGGCAGTAGCATCAACAAGGCATAAACATTAATCAAGACCCAATTACTCAAGCTTGGCATAATGGCATCAACCAAGCATATTCATCATGTTCATCAAGCAACTCATGTTAACCAACCAAAATGCATGTCCATGTTATATGCATGACTTACCATACTTACCTCATTGCATCAcaacacctatgcatcaataCATGTTTATGTTCATGGTGTTTATCAAACTCAAACCCTAATCATACACTTCTAGGCAAAAGGAGAGATTAAAACATGTTACAATACTGACCTAAGACCTAAATATACATAAAAGGAATAATAGAAGCTAAAACATgcatgtaaacaaaaaaaaaagaatgaaagcaAATAAATCTAGGTTTCTGGGTTGAACCTACTAAAAGGCCAAAAtcgtattgaccccttatgatgaattaaccaatttatttgaccaagtgaattaattaagtcaattaacatgcaaatgcatggtagcacaaacaaatcaccaaaaaactaattatgcagcggaaaataaataacacggtgatttgtttacaaatggggaaaatctaataataaaaaccccaccgagtgatttttaggtcaccactcccgaaactccactattatcacaacaagcggttacaagtaaaggaatcccgagtaccttaccaacctacagttgaacccttaccccaatgcccaattggacttgttctgtagtgacagttcctcctttcgatgcacggctcctaagtacgtgactaaccaattgcgcagatcccagtacgcgactt
This genomic window contains:
- the LOC126696106 gene encoding uncharacterized protein LOC126696106 codes for the protein MAETRSTTAATQEALASLRTASDHHGKEIQEMRTIQEVHTRTMNEMNQQLAILVQRRNGSDQGGLPQSPTYGEPRNVNSSTMVMTRSMRLEFPRFFGEDPAGWVYRANQYFKYYNTPVAEKVMLASFHMEGEALVWFQDSEEVGLIVDWESLVQALHIRFGATAYDDPMETLTRLRQTASVSLYKAQFEVLSNRIKGLSAAHKLSCFLSGLRDEIRLPVRMLSPKSLNEAFGLAKIQEEYNWSCRKFSRFHGDQGKPSILGAPPKAPALLEPKPRLPIKRISPAQMEERKKKGLCYNCDEKWTPGHKCKSATLFLLDHVELTQENANSVVHLTELEENGCKDQSGQAWQDQEDAEITLYALSGTPTSGTMRVMGKINQRSFVTLIDSGSTHNFIDAVLVSQLHIPVDTSHILEVKVANGDVIKTQGVCKAVPILMQGVEFVVHLHVLPMGGCDLVLGTHWLGTLGVIQWDFKLLIMSFTYGYKQIQLQGLKSATDSQLQEGDDFLKQSVKKGLILQISVQLQPKLMSAEGQIPEAIAALLLDYKTVFATPEGLPPLRDHEHHITLKEGTQAVSQRPYRYPYYQKNEIENIVKELLSVGFIRNSSSPFALPVLLVRKADGSWRMCIDYRALNQETIKDKYPIPVIDELLDEL